From a region of the uncultured Draconibacterium sp. genome:
- a CDS encoding outer membrane beta-barrel family protein: MNILLFPQLKNIFLTSIFGMLVFGASPQNTKLKGIVKDGTSGTPIRYATVIIEPRSDSTKIYGDITSENGLFQISDLPYGDYELKISFVGYYIYHVEKMELTDPEIDLGQIDLKVDQKTLDEITVKSKNSGVKYEVDRKIIEARNFPGADKAIDLMENIPSLELDVDGRLTYRGDGTFLVYINGRPELNGEEKLRQIPANKIQYIEVITNPSSKYDAEGTAGIIQVILKRNRLEGIEVSTSLNLSTLGSSEFIFSVDKKGERGGWYLNGQVDDYVSRIQWQQGDQTVTNDNIRYKTLWDVKSKNRENNSYMELGFNYDLSDKDYLDFKLSADPIRRSSTSNEKGKYSESLLLDNKQVNYEEYTLDSRYHLYYRYLSVVASYEHAFNKDRSNLLSAYISSSSYLQPLEEQKCDELIYSDHSEKFGYQSKEHNELLVDANVTYENKLSDKSRLEAGMEVNLDHIPKVETESGTFNRYNVLSVFVNEKENEEIDFEQDVYAGFITFKSSFGKLDYQVGVRGEFTHRQSNYSYNLVGNGELANIPATTEFWNWFPTAHFVYNISDENQFTLNYSRRISRPDYWELIPLRRYETQYISFTGNENLMPSYVNAYELGYLKSWDENFVSGEVFARQTNNLSRNYYRTGEGNSIEWTKENVGESLSVGVDFMLGYQLFDWWNTNLSTSTYFYKLNTTIDDKSDTQEIFRGSIRSNNNFRISKTLSLRYQLVYQSRGINAQMERDGYAYSNLVLRKSFFNRRLTTEVSWANIFNSIKYQTRTTGDNLYVETDFERKPYASFKISYVFVKRK, encoded by the coding sequence ATGAACATACTTTTGTTTCCACAACTTAAAAATATATTTCTGACCTCCATCTTCGGGATGTTGGTTTTTGGGGCTTCTCCCCAAAATACCAAATTGAAAGGGATTGTTAAAGATGGTACATCCGGAACACCTATCAGATATGCAACTGTAATTATTGAACCACGATCTGATTCAACCAAAATATATGGCGACATAACCAGCGAAAACGGCTTGTTTCAAATCAGCGATCTGCCATACGGTGATTATGAGTTGAAAATTAGTTTTGTTGGCTATTATATTTATCATGTTGAAAAAATGGAGCTTACAGACCCGGAGATTGATTTGGGGCAGATTGATTTAAAGGTTGATCAAAAAACTTTGGATGAAATAACGGTAAAATCAAAAAATTCAGGAGTTAAATACGAAGTTGACAGAAAAATTATTGAAGCGCGGAATTTTCCTGGGGCAGACAAGGCCATCGATTTGATGGAGAATATCCCGTCGTTGGAACTGGATGTAGACGGACGTTTGACGTATCGCGGCGATGGAACATTTTTGGTTTATATAAACGGCCGCCCCGAATTGAACGGAGAAGAAAAATTGCGACAAATACCGGCCAATAAAATTCAGTACATCGAAGTTATTACCAATCCATCATCAAAATATGATGCAGAAGGTACTGCCGGAATTATCCAGGTTATTTTAAAACGTAACCGTTTGGAAGGTATTGAAGTTAGTACCAGTTTGAACCTTTCTACGCTTGGATCTTCTGAGTTTATTTTCTCAGTCGACAAGAAAGGAGAGCGTGGCGGTTGGTATTTGAATGGACAAGTTGATGATTATGTGTCACGTATTCAATGGCAGCAAGGAGATCAGACTGTTACCAACGACAACATCCGTTACAAAACCCTTTGGGATGTAAAATCAAAAAACCGGGAAAATAACAGTTATATGGAGCTGGGTTTTAATTACGACTTAAGCGATAAAGATTATCTCGATTTTAAATTAAGTGCCGATCCTATTCGCCGGTCAAGCACTTCCAATGAAAAAGGAAAGTATTCCGAAAGCTTACTTTTAGATAACAAACAAGTGAATTATGAGGAGTACACCTTAGATAGCCGATATCACCTGTATTACCGCTACCTGAGCGTTGTGGCCAGCTACGAACATGCTTTTAATAAGGACCGTTCGAATTTGTTGTCGGCATATATCAGCTCATCATCTTATCTGCAGCCGTTGGAAGAGCAAAAGTGCGATGAATTGATTTACAGCGACCATTCTGAAAAGTTTGGTTACCAATCGAAAGAACACAATGAGTTGCTTGTTGATGCCAATGTTACGTACGAAAATAAATTGTCGGATAAAAGTCGGTTAGAGGCCGGTATGGAAGTTAATCTCGACCATATTCCTAAAGTGGAAACAGAAAGTGGCACCTTTAATAGATACAATGTTCTGAGTGTTTTTGTCAACGAAAAGGAAAATGAAGAGATTGATTTTGAACAGGATGTGTATGCGGGTTTTATAACGTTTAAAAGCAGTTTCGGTAAATTGGATTATCAGGTGGGAGTGAGAGGTGAATTTACTCACCGACAGTCGAACTACAGTTACAATCTGGTAGGTAATGGAGAACTGGCAAATATTCCGGCAACAACAGAATTTTGGAATTGGTTTCCAACTGCGCATTTCGTTTATAATATATCGGATGAAAATCAATTTACCTTGAATTACTCACGCCGGATTAGCCGCCCTGATTACTGGGAACTTATTCCTTTAAGAAGGTATGAAACACAGTATATTTCCTTTACAGGAAATGAAAACTTAATGCCATCGTATGTAAATGCTTACGAACTGGGCTACCTGAAATCGTGGGACGAAAATTTTGTTTCGGGAGAGGTATTTGCCCGTCAAACAAACAATCTGTCGCGAAATTACTACCGCACAGGAGAGGGGAACTCCATTGAATGGACAAAGGAAAATGTAGGGGAGTCGCTGAGTGTTGGTGTTGATTTTATGCTCGGCTACCAACTTTTCGACTGGTGGAATACCAACCTGTCAACAAGTACCTATTTTTATAAATTAAATACCACTATTGATGACAAATCGGATACTCAGGAAATATTCCGCGGAAGTATTCGCTCCAATAATAATTTCAGAATTTCAAAAACACTGAGTTTGCGTTACCAGTTAGTATACCAAAGCAGGGGAATAAATGCCCAAATGGAAAGAGATGGCTATGCTTACTCGAACCTTGTATTACGCAAATCGTTCTTTAACAGAAGACTGACAACTGAGGTTTCGTGGGCAAATATCTTTAACAGCATAAAGTATCAGACCCGAACTACCGGAGACAATCTGTATGTTGAAACTGATTTTGAAAGAAAGCCATATGCCTCGTTTAAAATTTCATATGTATTTGTTAAGCGAAAATAG
- the accC gene encoding acetyl-CoA carboxylase biotin carboxylase subunit produces the protein MKKIKKILIANRGEIAIRVMRTCRELDLESVAIYSEADRTSLHVRYAHEAYCVGKAPSSESYLNIEKIIEVAKQSGADAIHPGYGFLSENADFARRCAEEGIIFIGPSPEVIVQMGDKIQAREAMTAAGIPVVPGTDGEIKSEEEALEVIKSISLPVMIKASAGGGGKGMRLVKNESEVVSAVRAARSEAKSAFGDDAVYIEKYITSPHHIEFQILADQHGNTVHLFERECSVQRRHQKMIEETPSPLMTPELRDEMGKAAVEAAKAVNYVGAGTIEFLVDNDLNYYFLEMNTRLQVEHPITERVTGIDLVKQQIYAAEGRELEFGQKDLRQRGHAIECRIYAEDPDNNFMPSAGKVYKISSPLGLGVRTDGYVYEGYEIPIYYDPMISKLIVWGKTRDEAIARMRRALYEYKITGVKTSIKMLERVMNNENFIAGNYDTHFIEKNLEQLLSNGMKDNPEDMVIIAAFIDYLDKLGSNATVTKEFVPAQSRWKKIPYVNHF, from the coding sequence ATGAAGAAAATCAAAAAGATTCTAATCGCAAACCGAGGCGAAATTGCGATTCGTGTTATGCGGACCTGCAGGGAACTTGATCTTGAGTCAGTTGCCATTTACTCGGAAGCAGACAGGACTTCGCTTCATGTGCGTTATGCCCACGAAGCTTATTGTGTTGGTAAAGCACCATCGAGTGAAAGTTACCTAAACATTGAAAAAATAATAGAAGTTGCCAAACAAAGTGGCGCTGATGCAATCCACCCCGGTTATGGATTTTTATCGGAAAATGCCGATTTTGCGCGACGTTGTGCCGAAGAAGGAATTATTTTTATTGGCCCTTCGCCCGAGGTAATCGTTCAGATGGGTGATAAGATTCAGGCACGAGAAGCAATGACTGCTGCCGGAATTCCCGTAGTACCCGGAACCGATGGAGAGATAAAATCGGAAGAAGAAGCGCTGGAAGTAATAAAAAGTATCAGTCTTCCGGTAATGATAAAAGCATCGGCAGGTGGTGGCGGTAAAGGAATGCGCCTGGTGAAAAACGAATCAGAAGTGGTTTCCGCAGTTCGTGCAGCCCGCTCCGAAGCCAAATCAGCTTTTGGCGATGATGCCGTTTACATCGAAAAATACATTACTTCGCCACACCACATCGAGTTTCAAATTTTGGCCGATCAGCACGGAAATACCGTTCACCTTTTCGAGCGTGAATGTTCTGTTCAGCGTCGTCACCAAAAAATGATCGAGGAAACTCCATCGCCTTTAATGACACCGGAGTTGCGAGATGAAATGGGTAAAGCGGCAGTTGAAGCTGCAAAAGCAGTTAATTATGTTGGTGCCGGAACCATCGAATTTTTGGTTGACAACGATCTGAATTACTATTTCCTTGAAATGAATACTCGTTTGCAGGTGGAACATCCCATTACCGAACGTGTTACCGGAATCGACCTTGTAAAACAGCAAATTTATGCTGCTGAAGGCCGTGAGTTGGAATTTGGCCAGAAGGACCTGAGACAAAGAGGTCACGCCATAGAATGTCGTATTTATGCCGAAGACCCGGATAATAACTTTATGCCAAGTGCCGGAAAGGTCTATAAAATATCTTCTCCGCTAGGGCTGGGAGTTCGTACCGATGGTTACGTTTATGAAGGTTATGAAATTCCGATTTACTACGATCCTATGATCTCGAAACTGATCGTATGGGGGAAAACACGCGACGAAGCCATTGCACGTATGCGACGGGCACTATACGAATATAAAATTACCGGTGTGAAGACATCAATAAAAATGCTGGAACGCGTAATGAACAACGAAAACTTCATTGCCGGAAATTACGACACTCATTTTATTGAGAAAAATCTGGAACAACTGCTATCAAACGGAATGAAAGACAACCCGGAAGATATGGTTATTATTGCTGCTTTTATCGATTACCTGGATAAACTGGGAAGCAACGCAACAGTAACCAAAGAGTTTGTACCGGCACAAAGCCGCTGGAAGAAAATTCCTTATGTAAATCATTTTTAA
- a CDS encoding biotin/lipoyl-containing protein has product MAVEIKIGDRKAWVNLLKQDGNILEVEVDGKTYNVDLMHTADGTFSILEGGHSYDIELVPDETPKKYTAYTLYERYNVEVVDAEARYLQNRNANGTGQGDNKITSPMPGKVVNVLVKEGDVVQEGDTVIIISAMKMESEYKAPKDGTVKKVHVKDQQTVDSNQVLIELD; this is encoded by the coding sequence ATGGCTGTTGAAATTAAAATTGGCGACAGGAAAGCATGGGTAAACCTGTTAAAACAAGATGGCAACATTCTGGAAGTTGAAGTTGACGGTAAAACATATAATGTAGATTTGATGCACACCGCCGATGGCACGTTTTCAATACTTGAAGGGGGCCATTCGTACGACATCGAACTGGTTCCAGATGAAACGCCAAAAAAATATACTGCTTACACTTTATACGAACGTTACAATGTTGAAGTAGTTGATGCCGAAGCACGTTACCTGCAAAACCGCAATGCGAACGGAACAGGGCAAGGCGACAATAAAATCACTTCGCCTATGCCGGGCAAAGTTGTTAATGTGTTGGTTAAAGAAGGTGATGTTGTACAAGAAGGTGATACTGTAATAATCATTTCTGCCATGAAAATGGAAAGCGAATACAAAGCACCAAAAGATGGCACCGTTAAAAAAGTACATGTAAAAGATCAGCAAACAGTAGACAGCAACCAGGTATTAATTGAATTGGACTAA
- a CDS encoding acyl-CoA carboxylase subunit beta: MDLKAKYEQLDALNAQAELGGGEERIEKQHAAGKMTARERILQLLDPGTFTEIDKLMTHRNYDFGMETKKILGDGLISGYGKVNGRLVYVFAQDFTVFGGSLSRANADKIVKIQELALKMGAPLVGLNDSGGARIQEGVESLAGYADIFYNNVISSGVIPQISAILGPCAGGAVYSPALTDFIFMVKEKSHMFVTGPEVIKTVTHEDVTKEELGGADTHSSKSGVAHFTGNDEEQTIMMVRELLSFLPSNNLEDPPVKTTIDPSDRVSEELEEIVPADPNKPYDMHDIIQNVIDNKHFLEVQPNYAQNIIIGFARFGGRPVGVVANQPRHLAGVLDINSSVKAARFVRFCDAFNLPLVTFVDVPGFLPGTGQEFGGIIKHGAKLLYAFSEATVPKITIITRKAYGGAYDVMSSKHIGADVNLAYPTAEIAVMGPEGAINIIHREKMTDDEKAAKVQDYREKFANPYKAASLGYIDEIIHPRDTRKKVIDALGMTQNKRKSNPPKKHGNIPL, encoded by the coding sequence ATGGATTTAAAAGCAAAATACGAACAACTTGATGCCTTAAATGCACAAGCCGAACTCGGAGGAGGTGAAGAAAGAATTGAAAAACAACATGCAGCGGGAAAAATGACTGCCCGCGAGCGCATTCTGCAACTACTTGATCCGGGAACTTTTACCGAAATTGATAAACTGATGACACACCGGAATTACGATTTCGGCATGGAAACCAAAAAAATATTGGGCGACGGTTTAATATCTGGTTACGGAAAAGTAAATGGCAGATTAGTTTATGTTTTTGCCCAGGATTTTACTGTTTTTGGCGGGTCGCTAAGTAGAGCCAACGCCGATAAAATTGTAAAAATTCAGGAACTGGCACTAAAAATGGGAGCACCACTTGTAGGACTGAACGACTCGGGTGGCGCCCGCATACAGGAAGGTGTTGAAAGCCTTGCCGGTTATGCCGACATTTTTTACAACAATGTTATTTCTTCGGGTGTAATTCCTCAAATTTCTGCCATACTTGGGCCGTGTGCGGGTGGTGCAGTATACTCTCCTGCCCTCACCGATTTCATTTTTATGGTGAAAGAAAAAAGTCACATGTTTGTGACCGGACCAGAGGTAATTAAAACAGTAACTCACGAAGATGTCACCAAGGAAGAACTAGGAGGTGCCGATACCCACAGTTCGAAAAGTGGTGTAGCCCACTTTACCGGCAACGACGAGGAACAAACCATTATGATGGTACGCGAATTGCTGAGCTTCCTGCCTTCTAACAACCTGGAAGATCCTCCGGTAAAAACTACCATAGATCCATCCGACAGAGTTAGCGAAGAACTGGAAGAAATTGTTCCTGCCGACCCGAATAAACCTTACGATATGCATGATATCATCCAGAATGTAATAGATAATAAACATTTCCTGGAAGTTCAACCAAATTATGCCCAAAATATTATTATTGGTTTCGCACGTTTTGGTGGCCGTCCGGTGGGAGTTGTTGCCAACCAACCCAGACACTTAGCCGGAGTGCTGGATATTAACTCATCGGTAAAAGCGGCACGTTTTGTTCGTTTTTGCGATGCGTTTAATCTGCCATTGGTAACATTTGTTGATGTCCCTGGGTTCTTGCCGGGAACCGGACAGGAATTTGGAGGTATTATTAAACATGGCGCAAAATTGCTTTACGCATTCTCTGAAGCTACAGTTCCGAAAATTACAATAATCACCCGTAAAGCGTACGGTGGAGCCTACGATGTTATGTCGAGCAAGCACATTGGTGCCGATGTAAACCTGGCTTACCCAACCGCAGAAATTGCAGTAATGGGGCCGGAAGGTGCGATCAACATCATTCATCGCGAAAAAATGACCGATGACGAAAAAGCAGCCAAAGTGCAGGATTACCGCGAAAAATTTGCAAATCCGTACAAAGCAGCCTCGCTGGGTTATATTGACGAAATTATTCATCCGCGCGATACGCGTAAAAAAGTTATCGATGCACTTGGAATGACACAGAATAAACGGAAATCGAATCCACCTAAAAAACATGGAAACATTCCACTTTAA